ataataataataataataataataataataataataataataataataatgatatacACGTTTTAAACTtaatcaaaatcaaaataaaataacTGTTAAAAATATAACGGTAAAATAAAGAAATTTGTCTTGTAATTTTCAGAAACTTTATTTGATAAAACAATTTGAACTTTAGGCAAAATGGTCAAAGATTAACAATTGCGTAACGTGTATATATGTAAACTTTAAGCTGGAGTCAAAGGAGGCCAGAAAAGTCAAGCTCGTCGTACTTATCTAACGTGTAATTTGAGAATATTTTAGCACATTATCCTATTTTTCCTTTTAAAAAATATATGACTCAATCACATGTTAATGCATGCTACACCGTACACACAACTGGataattgagaaaaaaaaaaagattattaTGTAacatataaaaagttaaaaaaacctATAGGTTACTCCTTGATTAAAGGTAAAAAAATTCAAGACGTAACGTGTATAAACTTatatttgtatatgttttggttGGAGTTATAAATGCCAAATTTGCACTTAGAAAATTGCATAGCATTTTGAAACATATATGTTATGTTGGGGAATTTCGGTTTGCAGGATGATCAGAGAGAcgtgtaatcactctcagatcaaattatttcggtggttcacccgaataattcaatcggatacaactctgatttcgAGAAATTGAACTAGTGTATGTTGTTTGTGTGAATTGATGAACCAGAAAATTGTGATCAAAACTGAATACGAAATTGGGTTTTTGGGGTGTAACTGCccaatggcagttaactctattTTTAGGACAAAAACTGCCATTTAACTGCCATTGTTTCAAAcagctcgaccccagccaggggttGCCGCTCCTTGGACCCTGCttccaggggcgctgcccccggacccccgccaagggggcgctgcccccttgaaacccccgtagagtacgggctccgcccgtacactttgaataataataactcaaacaagcgtgcactcccgcacctcctaacttgcttgatgtgtatcattattcgctttgatcaccaagtcaatcccccgattacactaaaatatctaacatgTTATACACGTTTTGAACCAACTTTAACATACCAAGGACAAAATCAAGGGCTCAAGATGGCCCGTTGACCTCCCGGTTATCATAATTTGTcagaattttatatataaaaataaagtttctaTTAACGACCCTCGGGTTATAATCAGTAAAAATTTAAAACCTTAAGATAACCCTTGACTTAGATTTTCTTCCATACTTGTTTTATCCGTTTGTAACACATTGAGAAAAATAACAATCATTATAAAAAAACCATATTAATCAGATTTCATGATTCACATGAAGCAAGTATTTTAATTGATATTTTTTCACATGTAAGTTTATATTTCAAGTAATTATAGATTACACAATGAgagtcaagttattctacaaagacttctaattgtaagaagtgtaagaaggatttatagaatgacaagtgtccaataagctaaaactaaacctattacatcaccaccaaaaacctaaacacccaccccaccccaccaccacccaaaaacctaaaccccacccccccacccaaaaacctaaacccccccccaccccccacccccccccccccccccgcggcaaaaaaaaaactatacctcaccaaaaaaaaacctaacccccccccaaccccccaaaaacctaaaaaaacttaaacccccctcccccccccccttccccaccccccaaaaacctaaaaaaaaaatctaaaaaaaactaaacacccaccaccaccaccaccccttggcaaaaaaaaaaattttttttttttttttttgggtgggtgatggggggaggggggggtttaggtttttggtggtggtgaatgtttaaggttttttttattttgtagtggggtttttttgtgtagtgagtttttttaggttattggacacttgtcactctacaaatccttcttacacttcttacaattaggatcctttgtatttgatcctaatcctacaCAATGATTCTCATTTGCCACACGGACAATTATCCAAATACTTTCCTCATTTTTACATTCAAACTCAATCAAAACACCTTTTTCTTATTTTCTACTTAATATCGCATTAAAAGTTACCATTTAATCACTCTCAAATTCAGAAAAAAATTCCAAACAAAACATGATATAAAATAATCATTTATCcttaacaaataaaaaaaaattctagaTAATCCCTTTCATCCTCATATCATATCAACCAATACAATATAATCCAAAAAAAAGAAATTAACCCAACAATAATATGTGATGAATATTGGTAGACATCATTTTCCAAATCGAATTCATATCTCATTATCCTCTCCTTTTTGATGACCTAGACATTTTCCTTAAAATTCAATTCTTTATTATTAttcattaattaaaaaaatgacgtcataaataaatatataagatATGTAAACACGTGAAGACCAAGAGTACTGACACGTCCCCCTGTCATTACAAGCGCGTGATGCTTAATTTCCAGTTGGCATCCCAACTTTCTTTGCTGGCCGACCTTATCCcctttcatttttctcattattatttattaataatatatatatacatacacacacatatatagatacattttattttaaattaataataaatcaCCTCTCAACAGCTTTACACACCAACACCACCTCCTTCAAGATCCAtctcagaacaacaacaacaggatcAATCAAATCAAACCCTAGATTTTCTTCATCTTTCATTTCTCAAATTGCTCAATCCTAACCGTCGATTACAGGTCAGTTTTCATCAATCTGTAACAAACATTCGTTAATTTTGCTGTTTGTCACGTTAATTTCATGCTCTTTATATCGCGATTTTCACTGTATATACTTCCGATTTGACCGATTTTGTTTAATTCAAGTTGTTTTTGGAGTCGAATTCATGTGGTTTTGACTAAACTTATGCTGATTTTGACTTTGTTAGGGCCGTAGTTGGTTAATTTCTTCGGAtctgtgtgtgtttttggtgtgTATTTGATGTGAATTTGGTGATGATTGTGGGTATTATTGGTTGATTACAGATCATTGGTTAGTGAGGCACGGTTCGGACCAGAATTTGGATTAGAATTTGGATTAGAATTTGGGGTTTGGTGTTAAAATGATTTCGAAATCGTATGCGAACTTGTTAGATCTAGCGAATGGGAATTTTCCAGCAATGGAAGAGCCTAGAAGGAAGATGTTCTCAAGGACAATGACTGTGCCTGGAGTTTTGACAGAGCTTGATGATGATCAAGCGCGAAGCGTTAGTTCGGACGCGCCTTCGACGGTTCTGGCGGACCGGTTGATTGTTGTCGCGAATCAGTTGCCGATAAAAGCGGTACGCAGGGTGGATGACAAGACCGGAGAGGCATCGTGGAGTTTTAGTTGGGATGAGAATTCGTTGTATAAGCATATTAAGGATGGTTTACCGGAGGAAATGGAGGTTATATACGTAGGTTCGCTTCGGGCTGAGATTGACCCGAGTGAACAAGATGATGTTTCTCAGGTGTTGTTAGAGAGGTTTAAATGTGTACCGGCTTTTCTTCCTCCGTCGGTTTTGGATAAGTATTATCATGGATTCTGTAAGCAGCATTTATGGCCTTTGTTTCATTACCGGCTGCCGTTTTCCGCTAGTCTTGGCGGTCGGTTTGACCGGTCGCTATGGGAAGCCTACGTGTCGGCTAACAAGATTTTCTCACAGAAGGTGGTTGAGGTGATAAACCCTGATGACGATTACGTTTGGATTCACGATTATCATCTAATGGTGGTTCCGACGTTCTTGAGAAGACATTTTAACCGGTTGCGAATGGGGTTCTTTTTACATAGTCCGTTTCCGTCTTCGGAAATCTACCGGACTTTACCCGTTAGAGAAGAGATCTTGAAGGCACTATTAAATGTCGATCTTTTAGGGTTTCATACGTTCGACTATGCGCGTCATTTTCTTTCTTGTTGTAGTAGAATGCTCGGTTTGGAGTACCAGTCGAAACGGGGGTACATTGGGTTGGAATACTACGGTAGAACGATCGGAATCAAGATTATGCCAAGCGGGATCCACGTGGGTCAAATGGAATCTGTTTTAAAGCAATCAGATAAACAATCTCGTGTTCATGAGCTCGAACAAGAATTCCAAGGGAAAACGGTGCTACTCGGTGTTGATGATTTGGATACATTTAAAGGTGTAAATCTCAAGGTTTTAGCAATGGAACACCTGCTTAAATCGCATCGCGGTTGGATCGGACGTGCGGTTTTAGTCCAAATCTTGAATCCCGCACGCGGGAAAGGTCGGGACGTGGAGGAGATCGAGGAGGAGATCAGAACAAGCGTATTACGAAttaatcaagaattgggaaatcCGAACTACACGCCTATAGTTCTTATCGATAGACCGCTTACGTTAGCCGAGAAGGCTGCATACTACACCATTTCCGAAGCTGCTATCGTTACAGCCGTAAGAGACGGTATGAATTTAACTCCGTACGAATACGTTGTATGCAGACAAGGTATTTCCGGGTCCGATTCATCAAACTCACCTCAAAAAAGCATGTTAGTGGTCTCCGAATTCGTGGGTTGTTCACCGTCTTTAAGCGGTGCAATACGGGTCAACCCATGGAACGTGGAGTCAACAGCCGAAGCCATGTACGAAGCCATATCCTTTTCAGATTTCGAAAAACAAATGCGTCATGAAAAGCATTATAAATACGTCAGCACGCATGACGTCGGTTACTGGTCACGTAGCTTTTTTCAAGATTTGGAACGGACTTGCGTTGACCATTTTAGAAGACGTTGTTGGGGCATCGGATTAGGCTTCGGGTTCCGAGTCGTAGCGCTTGACCCGATGTTCAGAAAGTTGAACACGGATGCGATTATGAATGCTTATGTTCGTGCTAAAAACCGAGCCATCTTGTTGGACTATGATGGGACCATCATGCCCCAATCATCGATCAACAAACGTCCGAGTCAAGAGGTTATTTCGATTATTAATCAATTATGTAACGATCCGAAGAATACGGTGTTTGTGGTAAGTGGACGCGGTAAAGAAGATCTCGCCAAATGGTTTTCGCCTTGTGAGAAACTCGGCATTGCGGCGGAACATGGTTACTTTATGAGGTATGATTTTACTTTTTGGCCTTTTTGCATAAAATAGCCATTTTTGgcaaaaaaatcatatttttcttgGTAAAAATAGCAACAATCTTcttttttttgtgaaaatggaaaaaatcttttagtttttttttctacatAAAAATAGCAACAAAACTTTTTTATTCCTTATGTAAAAATAGCTAACATTTACCTGATTACCTGTTTAGCAGGCCATTTTTTgtttacagaaaaagacaaaaccGACCTGTTTAGCTGAAAATTTGCAATTTTTACAAAATGATTGATAATTTGTTTCTCTTATTACTAAAAGATAGATTAATAATTTACTATTTGCACAAAAAGATtgataaattgttttttttttacaaaaaaatagtTGATAATTTGTTgcttttttacaaaaaagaagCTGATAAATTGTTGCTATATTCACAAATTAAGGATTAACAATTTGGTTACTTTAGAGAATTTGTGGGTGGTTATATAGAATTAGAAATGGGTGCATATTATCTTTGCTACTTTatgcaaaaaaaataaaaaaaaaatcccgATTTCTATATGAACTCATGTGAACTCACAAATACTAAAAGGTAACTTATGTGATACTAGGTGGCAGGCTGATAAAGAATGGGAAACACACGCCCAAAACGCAAGTTTTGGATGGATGCAAATGGCCGAGCCTGTAATGAAACTATACACTGAAGCAACCGACGGTTCATCCATCGAACGTAAAGAAAGCGCACTCGTTTGGCACTTTCAAGACGCCGATCAAAGCTTCGGTTCCGCTCAGGCTAAGGAAATGTTAGACCATCTAGAAAGCGTGCTTGCAAACGAACCAGTCGTAGTCAAAAGCGGTCAACACATCGTCGAAGTCAAACCACAGGTATCATTGTATATTGTTCATTGATTTTAACAAGTACGATTTTACTGAACGAGTGGTGGAAATTGTAGGGCGTGACGAAAGGTTCAGTCGCGGAGAAGATATTCGCGTCGATGTTCCAAAACGAAAGACGGGCCGACTTTGTACTATGTGTTGGAGACGATAGAAGTGACGAAGATATGTTTGTGATGATCGGGGACTCAATAAAGGCGGGTGTAATCTTGAATAAGAATAATAGCTCGGTTTTCGCGTGTACGGTTGGGCAGAAACCGAGCAGAGCAGAGTATTATTTGGATGATACGGTAGAAGTTATAAACATGCTTGAAAATCTTGGAGAAATATCAGAAGATTCAGCAAATTCAGATTCTGGG
This is a stretch of genomic DNA from Helianthus annuus cultivar XRQ/B chromosome 16, HanXRQr2.0-SUNRISE, whole genome shotgun sequence. It encodes these proteins:
- the LOC110915558 gene encoding probable alpha,alpha-trehalose-phosphate synthase [UDP-forming] 7 translates to MISKSYANLLDLANGNFPAMEEPRRKMFSRTMTVPGVLTELDDDQARSVSSDAPSTVLADRLIVVANQLPIKAVRRVDDKTGEASWSFSWDENSLYKHIKDGLPEEMEVIYVGSLRAEIDPSEQDDVSQVLLERFKCVPAFLPPSVLDKYYHGFCKQHLWPLFHYRLPFSASLGGRFDRSLWEAYVSANKIFSQKVVEVINPDDDYVWIHDYHLMVVPTFLRRHFNRLRMGFFLHSPFPSSEIYRTLPVREEILKALLNVDLLGFHTFDYARHFLSCCSRMLGLEYQSKRGYIGLEYYGRTIGIKIMPSGIHVGQMESVLKQSDKQSRVHELEQEFQGKTVLLGVDDLDTFKGVNLKVLAMEHLLKSHRGWIGRAVLVQILNPARGKGRDVEEIEEEIRTSVLRINQELGNPNYTPIVLIDRPLTLAEKAAYYTISEAAIVTAVRDGMNLTPYEYVVCRQGISGSDSSNSPQKSMLVVSEFVGCSPSLSGAIRVNPWNVESTAEAMYEAISFSDFEKQMRHEKHYKYVSTHDVGYWSRSFFQDLERTCVDHFRRRCWGIGLGFGFRVVALDPMFRKLNTDAIMNAYVRAKNRAILLDYDGTIMPQSSINKRPSQEVISIINQLCNDPKNTVFVVSGRGKEDLAKWFSPCEKLGIAAEHGYFMRWQADKEWETHAQNASFGWMQMAEPVMKLYTEATDGSSIERKESALVWHFQDADQSFGSAQAKEMLDHLESVLANEPVVVKSGQHIVEVKPQGVTKGSVAEKIFASMFQNERRADFVLCVGDDRSDEDMFVMIGDSIKAGVILNKNNSSVFACTVGQKPSRAEYYLDDTVEVINMLENLGEISEDSANSDSGSSS